One stretch of Oncorhynchus clarkii lewisi isolate Uvic-CL-2024 chromosome 1, UVic_Ocla_1.0, whole genome shotgun sequence DNA includes these proteins:
- the LOC139412597 gene encoding tetraspanin-14 has translation MHYYRYENEEVSCCYKYLMFSYNIIFWLAGAAFIAIGFWAWSEKGVLLDLTQVTRLHGFDPVWLVLAVGAITFILGFAGCVGALRENICLLKFFSGVIGLIFFLELTAAVLAFVFQDNVREWINDFFLSNVKAYREDIDLQNLIDSLQKMNHCCGAKEPDDWNLNLYFNCTVNNPSRERCGVPFSCCLSDPADTVLNTQCGYDVRKGPKGVWSNAIYVKGCIPALEEWLPRNIYIIAGVFIVISVLQMMGIFFARTLIGDIEKVKFNYY, from the exons ATGCACTACTATCGTTATGAAAATGAAGAGGTCAGCTGCTGCTACAAGTACCTCATGTTTAGCTACAACATAATATTTTGG CTGGCTGGAGCAGCATTCATTGCCATTGGGTTCTGGGCCTGGAGTGAGAAG GGTGTGCTGTTGGACCTGACCCAGGTGACACGGCTGCATGGCTTTGACCCTGTGTGGCTGGTGCTGGCTGTGGGAGCAATCACCTTCATCCTGGGCTTTGCAGGATGTGTAGGTGCACTCAGGGAGAACATTTGCCTCCTCAAATTT TTCTCAGGGGTCATCGGGTTAATCTTCTTCCTGGAGCTGACGGCAGCCGTGCTGGCGTTCGTCTTTCAGGACAACGTCAGGGAGTGGATCAATGACTTCTTCCTGTCCAACGTCAAGGCCTACAGGGAGGACATCGACCTGCAGAACCTCATCGACTCCCTGCAaaagatg AACCACTGCTGCGGAGCCAAGGAGCCTGATGACTGGAACCTGAATCTTTACTTCAACTGCACCGTCAACAACCCCAGCAGAGAGAGGTGTGGAGTGCCCTTCTCCTGCTGCCTCAGTGACCCTGCA GACACCGTTTTAAACACCCAGTGTGGATATGATGTCCGTAAAGGTCCAAAG GGGGTCTGGAGTAACGCCATTTACGTCAAGGGCTGCATCCCAGCCTTGGAGGAGTGGCTGCCTCGGAATATCTACATAATAGCTGGAGTATTCATCGTTATATCTGTACTCCAG ATGATGGGCATCTTCTTTGCTCGGACACTGATCGGTGACATTGAGAAGGTCAAGTTTAACTACTACTGA